One Camelus ferus isolate YT-003-E chromosome 21, BCGSAC_Cfer_1.0, whole genome shotgun sequence genomic region harbors:
- the LOC116658713 gene encoding DC-STAMP domain-containing protein 2-like — MPKVMKDVVHPLGAGELSMARAVVRSTGGFTLGLSLATAYGLLELLVEGRSPWGCLVGTLTLAAFLSLGMAFSRQVRVTVFLLLPQAFSSELGTQWSGVGRGAGAEAGRVLGRGWLREIF; from the coding sequence GTCATGAAGGATGTTGTGCACcccttgggggcaggggagctgaGCATGGCGCGGGCTGTGGTCCGCAGTACGGGCGGCTTTACCCTGGGCTTGTCCTTGGCCACAGCCTATGGgctcctggagctgctggtggaAGGGCgcagcccctggggctgcctggtgGGCACCCTCACTTTGGCGGCCTTCCTTAGTCTGGGCATGGCATTCTCCCGCCAGGTCCGAGTCACGgtcttcctgctgctgccccaggcctTCTCCAGTGAGCTTGGCACCCAGTGGAGCGGGGTGGGCcgtggggcaggggctgaggcGGGAAGGGTCTTGGGGAGAGGGTGGTTGAGGGAAATATTCTGA